The nucleotide window CTAAGGTAGCGAAATTCCTTGTCAGGTAAATTCTGACCCGCACGAATGGCGTAACGACTTGGGCGCTGTCTCAACGAGAGATCCGGTGAAATTTTAATACCTGTGAAGATGCAGGTTACCCGCGACAAGACGGAAAGACCCCATGGAGCTTTACTGCAGCTTGATATTGAATTTGGGTACGATCTGTACAGGATAGGTGGGAGCCTTTGAAGTGTGAGCGCCAGCTTGCATGGAGGCAACGTTGGGATACCACCCTGATCGTATCTAGGTTCTAACCTAGTACCGTAATCCGGTACGGGGACAGTGTCAGGTGGGCAGTTTGACTGGGGCGGTCGCCTCCTAAAGAGTAACGGAGGCGCCCAAAGGTTCCCTCAGAATGGTTGGAAATCATTCGAAGAGTGCAAAGGCATAAGGGAGCTTGACTGCGAGACCTACAAGTCGAGCAGGGACGAAAGTCGGGCTTAGTGATCCGGTGGTACCGCATGGAAGGGCCATCGCTCAACGGATAAAAGCTACCCTGGGGATAACAGGCTTATCTCCCCCAAGAGTCCACATCGACGGGGAGGTTTGGCACCTCGATGTCGGCTCATCGCATCCTGGGGCTGAAGTAGGTCCCAAGGGTTGGGCTGTTCGCCCATTAAAGCGGTACGCGAGCTGGGTTCAGAACGTCGTGAGACAGTTCGGTCCCTATCTGTCGTGGGCGTAGGAAATTTGAGAGGAGCTGTCCTTAGTACGAGAGGACCGGGATGGACGTACCGCTGGTGTACCAGTTGTTCCGCCAGGAGCACCGCTGGGTAGCTATGTACGGACGGGATAAACGCTGAAAGCATCTAAGCGTGAAGCCCCCCTCAAGATGAGATTTCCCAGTATGTAAGACCCCTTGAAGACGACGAGGTAGATAGGCTGGGGGTGGAAGTGCAGCAATGCATGGAGCTGACCAGTACTAATCGGTCGAGGGCTTATCCAATAGCAAGTGATAATTCGCGTGTTTCGTTTCGAATCTAGTTTTCAGAGAACAACAACTCTGAAATGTAAGCTACGCGTTTGGTGGCGATAGCGGAGGGGTTCCACACGTACCCATCCCGAACACGACCGTTAAGCCCTCTAGCGCCGATGGTACTTGGACCGCAGGGTCCTGGGAGAGTAGGACGCCGCCAAGCAATATAAAGACACACTTGATGATATCGAGTGTGTCTTTTTTGTTTTTATTACATTGTATACAACGTGTTATTTTATTAATTACGTATGTGACAGAAGGTTTGCATCGTATTGGATCAGATTTGACTTGTTTTATACATAAAATACTGGCGTTCCAATCCTTAAAGCTGTGATACAATAGGTGAGGTCTATATAGAAAACGGAAACACGCATAAGTACGAGGAGGAACAGTGAACACGATGAAATCAGCCCCGTTTATTGCCGTGGAAGGTCCGATCGGAGCGGGGAAAACAACGTTGGCAACGATGCTTTCCCAAGAATTGAACCTTCCGCTGGTTAAAGAAATCGTAGAAGAGAATCCATTTCTGGCTTCCTTTTATCAGGATATCGACGAGTGGAGTTTCCAATTGGAAATGTTTTTTCTGTGTAATCGGTTTAAACAACTGGAAGACACGGGCGCTCATTATGTAGAGCAGAATACCCCTGTCATTTCGGACTACCATATCTATAAAAATATGATTTTTGCCGATCGTACCTTAAAGGGAACGAAACGGGATAAATACCGTCAAATCTATCATCTGTTAACGGATGATCTGCCGAAGCCTAATCTGGTGCTCTATATTGAAGCTGAACTCGATACATTGATGTATCGCATTAACAAACGTGGGCGCTCATTTGAGCAGGACATGGACCCGGCATATATGGAACAACTAATCGTCGATTACAAAACAGGCATGGACTACTTGGCGAATAGCTCAAATCCGCCAGTAATCATTAAGGTCAATGCGGAGCAACTTGATTTTGTGGAACATCCTGAGCACTTCAGGCAGATTGTTAATCAGGTAAAGGAGTATATCATATGAATAACTATGGCATTCCAGCGAATGCATTAATTACAGTAGCGGGTACGGTTGGGGTGGGCAAATCCACGTTAACCGCTGCACTTGCACAGCGTTTGAATTTCAAGACCTCTCTGGAGCAAGTGGATCACAATCCTTATTTGGAGAAGTTCTATCATGACTTCGAGCGTTGGAGCTTTCATTTGCAGATTTATTTCCTGGCAGAGCGCTTCAAGGAGCAAAAGAAGATTTTTGAACTGGGTGGCGGCTTCGTACAAGATCGTTCCATCTATGAAGATACAGGCATATTTGCACAGATGCATGCGGATCAAGGAACCATGTCTGCTACCGATTTTGAAACATACAGCAGTTTGTTTGAAGCGATGGTGATGACACCTTATTTCCCACATCCGGATGTACTGATTTATCTGGAAGGCAGTCTGCCATCGATTTTGAGCCGCATTACGGAACGCGGACGCGAGATGGAAATTCAAACGGATCGTTCGTACTGGGAGCACATGCATGAACGCTATTCGGTATGGATTAATCAGTTTACGGCCTGCCCTGTGCTACGTTTGAACATTGATGAGTATGATGTTCATGATCCAGCATCGGTGGATGCCATTTTGGCACAGATTGCAGCTGTCATTCAGCCTTCCAAGGAAGCGCAAATATAAGATAGAGAGAGCTTTTTAATGTAGTATTCTCGGTTACATTGGCTATATCTATGATAGAGATTCGGACAACATCCCTTCTACGGCTATTATGCTGTTGGAGGGATGTTTTTTTATGTGCCAAGGGAATGATTATGAGAGGTTTGTGGACAAAACTAAAATATATTCGAGCGAATAAGGAAATGGATGCTTAATATATCTTTTCTATTATGTAAATACATGGTCACCAAAAGTAGAAAAATGTTGAATAATAGGTCTTTTTGTGGTTTCATAGGAAAGGTGAATTCTGGAAAAGAAGCATATGCATGACTCAGGAGGGAAAGACAACAACGTGGAAGAGAAACAAGGAGTTAAAATCGGTATGCCAATCATTGGTGGCTTAATTGTAGCCATTCTGGGAGGCATCGTATGGGCAGCTATTGCTGCAATGACCGAGTATGAGGTAGGACTAATTGCGATTTTAATTGGAGCGCTCACAGGCTACGCGGTCGTTTTGTTCTCGAACAAACGAATTGCGACGGTACATAAAGTCATTGCCGTACTTTTTGCGCTCGTCGGCATTTTGTTGGGGAAATATCTGACGGTGGTTTATTTTACCTCCGAACTGTTTGGTGATGTAAGCGTGATGGAACTTGTGTTTGATAGCGAGATGATCAGTGCGTTTGTGGAAACCTTCCAGGAGTATTTCAGCCAACCGATTGATTTGTTATTCATCGTGCTTGCGATTGTGTCTGCATGGCAGATTCCTGGGCGGATGGCGAGAACCAGTTTAGCTACGGATGCATCTTCATCGGATCACGCGCCAAGAGCTTAATGGGATAGACGGCGGACGATGGCAGCAAATGAAAAACATAGTAAGAGCAATCTACTTTAAAAGATATTCATAAAGTACTCAGAGTGAGCAGCAGTTAGGCTTGTTCACATTGCGGCTGGATTACTTGAAGACACAAAAGGGACGTGACGCTTGAGAGAGCGGACGTCCCTTTTATGTATCTACTGGGCAGTAGGCGGATATCGCTCATAACGGCTGTAGTAACTCGGATCGATTCAATTTATTTAAAACGTAGCCCTAGTATATATTCAGCACTTTCATAAGGTTAATTACAAGAAGGATGGTCACCACAGGAGGAAGCTTCGAATGCCCTGATGTTATTTACAGCGAATAAAGCTGATGACAAGAGATTACTTTTACCACTGCAGATTGAGGTCTAAGTTCCAGACTATTCTTTACAGCGCACCTCTGATTGCAATGAGCGTTGAATAATACTACTGTATGTGGTTGAAGACAAGTCTAAATTATTTGTTTTGATCAGCAAATATAGCCATGGTATCTCTCATAAATACTGCCAAACCATCGCCAAACTGGTCAATATTGTGTGTGAAGCGTTCATCGTCCACGTACATTTGACCGAGTCCTCTGAAGGCTTCAGGTGAGTAGCTTCCCATCTGATTCAGCCAGGTGTACCATTCTTGAATACCGGCCTGTGCCTCGGCAGATGCTGGTTCTGTGTGACGAAGTACGGCCAGACGTTTGTAGATTTCGTTCATTTGTCCGGATAGAGCCTTGTGCTCTGTGTTTAATTTACTGTTCAGCTTCTGGTTTGCCTGATCGACGGAATGGTCTCCCCAGCGCTCCCGCGCTTCCTGTTCAAATGGATTTTGGCTAAAATCAAATCCTTCGAATTGTTCTTTGGCTGTCATTTTAATCTCTCCTCTCACGTGTAAAACCGTTCTATCGATGGTAGCAATCATTTGGTCCAAGCGTTGTCGCTTCTCCAATAAAATAAGTCGATGCATGTTTAGTGCTTCTTCTGGATTGAAGGAGGGGTTGGTTATAATGTTTTTGATCTCCTTCAGAGAGAAGTCGAGTTCCTTAAAAAATAATATCTGCTGCAACCGTTCCAGGTTGGCATCTGAATATAATCGATACCCGGCAGAAGTCACTTCGTCCGGGGTTAATAGTCCGATCTCATCATAGTGATGCAGTGTGCGCACACTGATCGAGGCGAGTTCGGCAACTTCTTTTACTTTCATAGCCATGTGAGAAACCTCCTTACAACATCGATTGTACAGTGTCACGTTACGTGAGAGTCAACAGTTGAAAATAAAAAAACAAGATGCGAGCATGAAGGCTGCATCTTGTTTATGGATTGATGACTGGATGTGAATAGGTGTGAATAGATATGATGAAATTATTGTATCATCCAGTCACTGTAGGAGAGCGGCTGTGCTTCTATGTCGAAGACATGGGCTGCTGCCGCGCCGCAGGGGGGGGAGGCTCCTCTGTCATGGAGAGGAGAGCGAACGGTTTGTGTGGGCTGCACCATGTATTCAGTGCAGCCCACGGGGCTGGCAGTGCAGGGAAGCATGGCTACGCCTGCATCCCGCGCACTGCCGCAGCGAACTGCGCAGCCGCTGCGCGCACGTCGGCCGCGCCCGCGATGGCGGAGATAACGGCTACGCCGTCGGCTCCAGCCGCCATCACGGCGGCCGTGGTATCGGGCGTAATGCCGCCGATACCCACAATCGGAACTGCGATGCCTGCGGCGCGCAGTTCCGCCAGCCCCGCGGGGCCCAGCACAGCGTGGGCATCCGCTTTGGAGCGCGTCGGGTACATGGGCCCGACGCCAAGATAGTTGGCGCCCGCCTGCACGGCACGGCGCGCCTCATCCACAGAGTGGGCGGATACGCCAAGCATCCGCCCATCTCCAATGCGGGCGCGTACTAGCGCCGCGTCCGCATCTTCCTGGCCGACATGCACGCCGTCGGCCTCCACCGCTACAGCCAGCTCCACATCATCGTTCACGATGAACGGGACCCCGTGCTGGCTGCATACCTCGCGAAGCCGCATCGCAAGCTTGATGCGAGCTTCGCCAACCAGGGCGCCAGTTCCCTTTTCCCGGAACTGGAACAGCGTGATGCCGCCAGCAATGGCCTGGCGCAGCACTTCCACAGGGTCTTGCGTTATATTGACGCTGCCCATCACTAAATACACCTGCATCGCGCGTCGTACCGCTTCTGCATCCCAAGGGCGCATCACTGCTCACCCCGCTGTCTGCGCTGATACGCAAAATGATTTGTTGGCCCATGTCCGGCCCCAATCCCCAGCTCATCTTCGATGGCTGCCTGAATGAATGCTCGCGCGGTCGTAACGGCAGCCAGAACAGGTGAACCCTTGGCTAACTCTGCGGTAATGGCTGCAGAGTACGTGCATCCTGTTCCGTGTGTATGACGTGTTACCACACGAACATTCTCCAAGTAATGAAAAGACTGCCCATCGTAGAGCACATCCACGATCATGCCACTTCCTTCATCATGACCACCTTTGACCAAAGAATAAGTTGAGCCCATCTGTACAATCCGTCTTGCAGCTTCTTCCCGCTGGCTCAGATTGGTGATAGACATCCCGGTAAGCAGTTCCGCTTCCGGAATGTTGGGTGTTGTGATCAGGGCATGGGGCAACAGATCGGTAACCAACGCCTTTACAGCTTCCTGCTGGAGAAGGGGGGCGCCACCTTTGGCTACCATCACAGGGTCGATGACCAGATTAGCCCAACGGTATTGCTGCCATTTCTCAGCCACTAGACGAATAATCTCGGCACTATATAACATGCCGGTCTTCGTTGCGGTTGGTTGAAAGTCTTCGCCGGTCGAGTCCAATTGCTGGGCAATGCCATCGTAAGGGATGGGAAAAACGCCCTGCACACCTGTTGTATTTTGGGCAGCAATAGCGGTGATAACGGTCATGCCGTATACACCAAGTTCTTGGAATGTTTTCAGATCGGCCTGAATGCCTGCGCCGCCCCCGTTATCGGAGCCTGCAATGGTTAGCGCTTGAGCAATACTCATACTGCACCTCCACGGATCTGACGGATCTGTGCGCGTTCTTCCAAGAGGTCTGGTGTTACTTGTGCCAGTTGATTCAACAATTCAATCTGGAAGCTGCCCGGCCCCTGATGAGCTGTCCGCTCTGCCGCCAGTTCAGCTGCTACACCATAAAACGCTAGCGCTTCAACAACACTGCCTAGAAGATCGGCTCCTGATTCCGCTATGGCTGTAAAAG belongs to Paenibacillus sp. FSL H8-0079 and includes:
- a CDS encoding deoxynucleoside kinase, whose amino-acid sequence is MKSAPFIAVEGPIGAGKTTLATMLSQELNLPLVKEIVEENPFLASFYQDIDEWSFQLEMFFLCNRFKQLEDTGAHYVEQNTPVISDYHIYKNMIFADRTLKGTKRDKYRQIYHLLTDDLPKPNLVLYIEAELDTLMYRINKRGRSFEQDMDPAYMEQLIVDYKTGMDYLANSSNPPVIIKVNAEQLDFVEHPEHFRQIVNQVKEYII
- a CDS encoding deoxynucleoside kinase gives rise to the protein MNNYGIPANALITVAGTVGVGKSTLTAALAQRLNFKTSLEQVDHNPYLEKFYHDFERWSFHLQIYFLAERFKEQKKIFELGGGFVQDRSIYEDTGIFAQMHADQGTMSATDFETYSSLFEAMVMTPYFPHPDVLIYLEGSLPSILSRITERGREMEIQTDRSYWEHMHERYSVWINQFTACPVLRLNIDEYDVHDPASVDAILAQIAAVIQPSKEAQI
- a CDS encoding MerR family transcriptional regulator: MAMKVKEVAELASISVRTLHHYDEIGLLTPDEVTSAGYRLYSDANLERLQQILFFKELDFSLKEIKNIITNPSFNPEEALNMHRLILLEKRQRLDQMIATIDRTVLHVRGEIKMTAKEQFEGFDFSQNPFEQEARERWGDHSVDQANQKLNSKLNTEHKALSGQMNEIYKRLAVLRHTEPASAEAQAGIQEWYTWLNQMGSYSPEAFRGLGQMYVDDERFTHNIDQFGDGLAVFMRDTMAIFADQNK
- the thiE gene encoding thiamine phosphate synthase; protein product: MRPWDAEAVRRAMQVYLVMGSVNITQDPVEVLRQAIAGGITLFQFREKGTGALVGEARIKLAMRLREVCSQHGVPFIVNDDVELAVAVEADGVHVGQEDADAALVRARIGDGRMLGVSAHSVDEARRAVQAGANYLGVGPMYPTRSKADAHAVLGPAGLAELRAAGIAVPIVGIGGITPDTTAAVMAAGADGVAVISAIAGAADVRAAAAQFAAAVRGMQA
- the thiD gene encoding bifunctional hydroxymethylpyrimidine kinase/phosphomethylpyrimidine kinase codes for the protein MSIAQALTIAGSDNGGGAGIQADLKTFQELGVYGMTVITAIAAQNTTGVQGVFPIPYDGIAQQLDSTGEDFQPTATKTGMLYSAEIIRLVAEKWQQYRWANLVIDPVMVAKGGAPLLQQEAVKALVTDLLPHALITTPNIPEAELLTGMSITNLSQREEAARRIVQMGSTYSLVKGGHDEGSGMIVDVLYDGQSFHYLENVRVVTRHTHGTGCTYSAAITAELAKGSPVLAAVTTARAFIQAAIEDELGIGAGHGPTNHFAYQRRQRGEQ